One genomic region from Cataglyphis hispanica isolate Lineage 1 chromosome 11, ULB_Chis1_1.0, whole genome shotgun sequence encodes:
- the LOC126853143 gene encoding uncharacterized protein LOC126853143 isoform X3: MANVRNAFLDYMDCILEREKVTSLKRRCNIPNLRISFRINWIVILTVTASILFCQFAESVAKQQASSSHEEKDYNQRCLNQHSSLRRSMTSANLTLQSIVDDPAIASQDILSRLEAAAILRDNLVTALGRMLLLCLDDDARVPFELIHDAIRSRRVAVYELLPVLPALRNKLPKQQLYNLLQMLERVDNRFVSEYTSLCINIFNDISAVIEQAPLTDMLWNINPEMLRSISLDKHSPLSLTKDVDSLLRVARNDVRTLNLRVVAAILMNYPAFDLTDPEIHDAINFVAERMRERSRAEDPLLWNIELSLENAMDFLRTVLERLEVDELSSKATQEAISLLLQNLDVEPYPVAPTWEDKSKILSTITNNYYPINVTAVAKYLANHLDDSHFRDLDIGFYETGDQALLQTLSRLRRKSNLQHFSKPLSLLTSFVSQKLAYDSNYAYTAPISQYEVNNYLDTFDTLCLQQNVSDAMKTLRSHLSDNLPWTYAFGDKRASDDPRELTLLALTHLRSIPISKPQAIAIDNFVYKSRAGSLTGKRSPLYDSGVIFQRDDSTDVEIDLFSLLMRIPNAFKSEKFTPMLNFLSKPNILDILGYEFNKFEYETPRSLLLGLLKRALSLASVKSDEPLFKALQNARNYLEEPLLINLYTSDELQLLLEQLPGIENEPRYLPLKLIFNKKRIFAFLSPSFSLAGVHTPKDRLLLILRTLGLKMEEASANFLEALSFALNNIDGPPLKIKTFDRTDFIYLIQQQLFNESLQNEILKSSVYMNVNDWNISISGTPENILARVLSYPVKYIASDGHLASVVKQAVSILEEKDQIDIEILNKRTLEAMLEYLPNNTYVKPVILVLKKANLMTIVPKLNLSILENASPRDALIMLLRYFIESNVIRTEKLLLRRVRAALSTLDGNNHPPQTSIYAYLIQSLQDPSNVVYKPLLREVNELRNVTVLSDERQVWLQSYLEEIIAKNKTRKLTEAALMTLKEIGYDEYMDEEARASKARISEALSFLPIDSFAKPLRKLLTSEWAYSVLPEKVKHSSSLEKEELLIAILYHAKRRTDIANNPALMKIISNVESKLNGWKTKVEMLKSAVAAAKAATYDSVRDLLTASGLNRLRVIVPFKKSTKLSLLTLLHHLLKHSVIQNNNKIFELLSAIRQDVLDFGVDEDLLTVLDEVGIAYTSELAPVRLFLHNQGRFNDKFARIVFPIADPIERYRTLLSILWKQNQINNDTRLHDALLILRNIKPVARKSAGTLISDLEDVINSMPHQVKPQFKLIEQLFNIDLLSRFTHDNEIVESKKPLTLLLSKMASLPEVRHNHTAARELTKLQSKVEKLLNRSIFTGYQLRPLLVELKHVQQINIDYLNSIIDPEVLNYLNPEEFSDISDDNTEILSTILDYLLYEKTMYADYNMRKHLQSLKRALALTTGPSKTSSKRHLNKKDWEKMLILIPRNRDFAPIKILLQSEEIYKYIPKDTNWKIFSTPVKKLLHLLSLIESSDIENKNVYKSLNKLRENLEKRFNFVTERDVKIMHHALTSLKLKYDLVPLKIFLNHDNLIKYLPPDFKYTKYGASINGLAAVLDIFLQSSSLKQRKILYQTMIFVRESIRERVDSARRSSRKIFHKQPSAEDLEFISSIAPPKLSEFLKPEKLLNLLPQSFSLDNRPTFKMKALHLLQQLLQLNITDVHSELEKLVREVETYPDVPNILQDDLAPLLNILPIEGIPHIELIKKYLRPLTLIELLPGNFIIKQTNDAKSALHNVLLLLSKTLGSAKDDKLKIALDALTRESAKINSNVIPEMALVNNDDIKSIIEEIPFEQYKQIEPLKTKMTVMNVVSSLPMNFQLTNYNTKKLRVLAVLNELSKNKEFKPILHSVNFAKRIVSKMPNMPVVNDTEIERLILPLPLNVFYVKDIITNCKLAILMPYLPIHFNLASLESRKMKIAKILHYCKVANPTNMSMKQALTNAETSLKSLPDFDVTSEHIEVLLRAIPCTRFTMIKPLLRFLSMTNIESLLPWDLDVYRTSRTFKLRILDLLAALRNVKKLQNGEMFTALDYLEINTKSLPENVNIPQDRITVLNDVEIMRIEPCVPFRDFVSKTDNLIQILPPNYRFQTNPETVHNEWALIIYMSSLFLRDVKMDGAMKNVFKACVDNRRRYDRELLHYHIIIKLMTMPYVQFAPLRLHTLIHANTLTAPIENVYRGGFLQGTIYTMIRVMLREYIRRPELIGSKSVIDDMEVFLHDYVMLQIQENKTYHEEPTPYDIDLAINEIPSDRKYDDLKVFLRCQKIETPVMRKNLSPDDTPKQLLIELLKEAESGDIDDKIRKSIEILKPDVAHGIREEEVEYVLKQLRDYRYHVKKLQTIRKYLLQVGLQSVLMNDTSDFCTAYPTYKQRLYMLNERLLQGVPGQPKDDEFQTELKYLNRTLYNEIKIDRIMPRTIDDINMNSLFLALPKTKDERLIRGIIKFFSIPDLLRRLNLPKDPFEYVTKGQLLEVIMDLGQELESVQQDPVQQEALEYFRDKIRTTGTGTQPIELKKDVFDSNMDVDTYGLMRAIDYTKVTEKNAMNVATFLEYKYDRLVYGLGFNHLAYATRGVYLKALFEHLVNVSQVPEDIKTEIKMMMPAVNLDGLGEEGVDLNVDVVHEESTLHSKAETPVARFGAEIIPRTFQEDKDSLKAAIYNMLESIPSSEEENPTGQKNIYNDEIRGVIDIPQHSFDVARRRWNSMEDARNLNSSLEEMKRPSSERSTKVPIANDAKTKRKKNDRSSVSLLDDIFEIPVKHNKTVKKGRTKSKKDSSRRSNNLGYLSGENANSSIKSQKGRVNSFSSRNSLSEELPEKSRNRKHHELSQRISQPDISTEYDEVDRKASIIRMLRNMLVRDEENLSLIKELLEDEMSTGEKRRTVKKDLSRRAGRERRDEKEKEKYERRKR; this comes from the exons atggcAAATGTGAGGAATGCATTTTTGGATTATATGGATTGTATTCTGGAAAGGGAAAAGGTCACGTCGCTCAAACGTCGATGTAATATTCCAAATCTCCGAATCTCGTTTCGAATAAACTGGATCGTGATACTGACCGTAACGGCATCGATATTATTCTGTCAATTCGCGGAATCTGTCGCTAAACAACAAGCATCG AGTTCACATGAAGAAAAGGATTACAATCAACGTTGCTTAAACCAACATAGTAGCCTGCGAAGATCGATGACATCAGCCAATCTTACCTTACAAAGCATTGTTGATGATCCAGCTATCGCATCGCAGGACATTTTATCTCGTTTGGAGGCTGCTGCAATTTTACGAGATAATCTGGTAACGGCGTTGGGTCGTATGCTTCTGCTCTGTCTCGACGACGATGCGAGAGTACCTTTCGAGCTTATCCACGACGCCATACGAAGTCGTCGAGTCGCCGTCTACGAGCTGTTGCCTGTTCTTCCGGCGCTGAGGAATAAGCTGCCGAAGCAGCAGCTGTACAATCTCCTGCAAATGCTGGAGAGAGTCGACAATCGCTTTGTCTCCGAATATACGTCGCTctgtataaacatttttaacgaCATCAGTGCAGTCATAGAACAAGCACCGCTCACCGACATGTTGTGGAACATAAACCCGGAGATGTTAAGGTCGATCTCGCTCGATAAGCATAGCCCTCTATCTCTGACAAAGGATGTTGACTCTCTGTTGCGAGTGGCTCGCAACGATGTTAGAACATTGAATCTGCGTGTCGTGGCCGcgatattaatgaattatccGGCGTTTGATCTAACGGATCCGGAGATCCATGATGCGATCAATTTCGTCGCAGAACGAATGAGGGAGCGTTCGCGCGCCGAGGATCCTCTATTGTGGAACATAGAACTGAGTCTGGAGAATGCGATGGATTTTCTGAGGACCGTCCTCGAACGCCTGGAGGTGGACGAGTTGTCATCCAAGGCAACCCAAGAAGCGATCTCGCTGCTGCTTCAGAATCTCGACGTGGAGCCTTATCCTGTCGCTCCTACGTGGGAGGACAAATCGAAGATACTTTCGACGATAACGAACAATTATTACCCGATTAACGTTACTGCCGTAGCGAAATATCTCGCAAATCACCTTGATGACTCGCATTTTCGAGATCTCGATATTGGCTTCTACGAAACGGGCGATCAAGCTCTTCTGCAAACGTTGTCGCGTCTTCGTAGAAAGTCGAATCTGCAACATTTTAGTAAACCTCTGTCTTTGTTGACGTCCTTCGTTTCGCAAAAACTGGCATACGACAGCAATTATGCTTATACGGCTCCAATTAGTCAATATGAGGTAAACAATTATCTAGACACTTTCGACACGCTGTGTTTGCAGCAGAACGTGAGCGACGCTATGAAAACATTACGTTCTCATCTGTCCGACAATCTGCCGTGGACTTATGCCTTTGGAGATAAACGGGCCAGTGATGATCCCAGAGAATTAACGTTGCTTGCGCTGACTCATTTGAGGAGCATCCCGATCAGCAAGCCGCAAGCGATCGCCATCGATAACTTTGTCTACAAAAGTCGCGCTGGGAGTCTGACTGGTAAACGGAGTCCGCTCTACGATTCTGGTGTCATCTTCCAAAGGGATGATTCTACGGATGTGGAGATCGATTTGTTTTCTCTGCTGATGCGCATACCAAACGCCTTCAAGAGCGAGAAATTCACTCCCATGCTGAATTTTCTGTCCAAGCCGAATATCCTCGACATTCTCGGTTATGAATTCAACAAGTTTGAATACGAAACTCCCAGAAGTCTGCTGTTAGGACTGCTGAAGAGAGCTTTGTCGCTCGCTTCCGTGAAATCCGACGAGCCTTTATTTAAGGCCCTCCAAAACGCTCGCAACTACCTCGAAGAGCCGCTACTGATCAATCTATATACCTCGGATGAGTTACAACTTCTTCTAGAGCAACTACCGGGTATTGAAAATGAACCGCGATATCTTCCGctcaaattaatctttaataagaaGAGAATATTTGCGTTTCTATCGCCAAGCTTCAGTCTAGCTGGTGTGCACACGCCAAAGGACAggcttttgttaatattacgAACATTAGGCTTGAAGATGGAGGAAGCGAGCGCAAATTTCTTAGAAGCGCTGAGCTTTGCCCTTAACAACATCGACGGACCGCCGCTGAAGATCAAAACTTTCGATCGAACTGACTTTATCTACTTGATTCAACAACAACTGTTCAATGAGTCGCTGCAGAACGAAATCTTGAAATCATCCGTGTATATGAACGTCAATGATTGGAACATCTCCATCAGCGGTACGCCTGAGAACATTCTTGCTAGAGTTCTAAGCTATCCTGTTAAATATATCGCATCGGATGGGCATCTGGCCAGTGTTGTAAAACAGGCGGTGAGCATTCTAGAAGAGAAAGATCAGATTGATATCGAGATTCTGAATAAGCGAACATTAGAAGCTATGTTGGAATATCTACCGAACAACACGTACGTGAAGCCCGTGATTCTAGTGCTGAAGAAAGCGAATCTGATGACAATTGTACCGAAATTAAATCTCTCGATACTGGAAAACGCCAGTCCACGTGACGCATTAATTATGCTGCTCAGATATTTTATCGAGTCTAACGTAATACGCACGGAGAAGCTGTTACTGAGACGCGTCCGAGCGGCGTTGAGTACTTTGGACGGCAACAACCATCCTCCTCAGACGTCGATTTACGCTTATTTGATACAATCGTTGCAGGATCCGAGCAATGTTGTTTACAAGCCGCTTTTACGAGAAGTAAACGAGTTACGAAACGTGACAGTTTTGTCCGACGAACGACAAGTTTGGCTGCAAAGTTATCTCGAAGAGATTAtcgctaaaaataaaacgagaaaACTGACGGAAGCTGCGTTGATGACGTTGAAAGAAATCGGATACGATGAATATATGGATGAGGAGGCGCGTGCTAGTAAAGCGCGGATCAGTGAAGCTTTGTCGTTTCTGCCCATCGATTCTTTCGCTAAACCACTACGAAAACTACTTACGTCAGAATGGGCGTATAGTGTCCTGCCGGAGAAAGTTAAACACTCAAGTTCGCTAGAGAAGGAGGAATTGCTGATAGCGATTTTATATCATGCAAAACGTCGGACTGATATTGCCAATAACCCTGCTTTGATGAAAATCATCTCTAACGTCGAGTCAAAATTGAACGGATGGAAAACAAAAGTCGAGATGTTGAAGAGCGCCGTCGCCGCTGCGAAAGCGGCTACTTATGATTCCGTGAGAGATCTTCTGACTGCTTCGGGACTCAACAGGCTCAGGGTCATCGTGCCTTTCAAAAAATCGACCAAGTTATCGCTGCTGACATTATTGCATCATCTGCTAAAGCATTCAGTGATCCAAAACAACAATAAGATTTTCGAATTGTTGAGCGCCATTAGACAGGATGTACTCGATTTTGGAGTAGATGAAGACTTGTTGACCGTACTCGATGAGGTGGGAATCGCTTACACCAGCGAACTAGCTCCTGTTAGACTATTCCTGCATAATCAGGGACGATTCAATGATAAATTCGCTCGCATCGTCTTTCCGATTGCGGATCCTATAGAGCGATATCGCACTTTACTGAGCATCCTTTGGAAACAAAACCAGATAAATAACGATACGCGATTGCACGATGCGCTCTTGATACTGAGAAATATCAAACCCGTCGCCAGAAAATCTGCAGGTACGTTGATCTCGGATCTCGAGGACGTAATAAACTCCATGCCGCATCAGGTCAAACCACAATTCAAGTTAATCGAACAACTTTTCAACATCGATCTTTTGTCCCGTTTCACTCATGACAATGAAATTGTTGAATCGAAGAAGCCGCTGACTCTTTTATTATCCAAGATGGCCAGCTTGCCAGAGGTCCGCCATAATCATACCGCAGCTCGTGAATTGACGAAATTGCAATCTAAAGTCGAGAAGTTGCTCAATCGCTCAATCTTCACTGGTTATCAGCTCAGACCATTACTAGTGGAATTGAAACATGTTCAACAAATCAACATAGACTATCTCAATTCCATCATAGATCCTGaagtattgaattatttaaatccagAGGAATTTTCCGATATATCCGATGATAATACTGAAATACTTAGCACTATCCTCGATTATCTGTTATATGAGAAAACGATGTACGCCGATTACAACATGCGGAAGCATCTGCAGTCTTTGAAACGTGCCCTGGCATTGACGACTGGTCCCAGCAAGACGTCCTCAAAGAGACATCTAAACAAGAAGGACTGGGAGAAGATGCTGATTTTGATACCACGCAATAGAGATTTTGCGCCCATCAAAATCCTCCTGCAGTCCGAAGAAATCTACAAATATATTCCCAAGGACacaaattggaaaattttttccacTCCAGTTAAGAAATTGCTTCATCTGTTGTCGCTGATCGAGAGCAGCGATATCGAGAACAAGAATGTCTACAAATCGCTGAACAAGTTGCGCGAAAATCTCGAAAAACGTTTCAACTTTGTTACCGAACGAGACGTTAAAATCATGCATCATGCCTTGACAAGTCTCAAACTTAAATACGATCTGGTTCCGCTAAAGATATTCTTAAATCATGATAATCTGATCAAGTATCTGCCACCGGATTTTAAATACACCAAATATGGCGCATCAATCAATGGTCTCGCTGCCGTcttggatatttttttgcaatcgtCTAGtttaaaacaaagaaagatTCTCTACCAGACCATGATTTTTGTGAGAGAATCGATACGCGAGAGAGTTGACTCAGCAAGACGATCGTCtcgcaaaatttttcacaagcAGCCGTCCGCCGAAGATCTCGAATTCATCAGTTCTATCGCTCCGCCAAAGCTAAGCGAATTTCTCAAGCCtgaaaaactattaaatttgttGCCACAGTCATTTAGCTTGGACAACCGGCCGACGTTCAAGATGAAAGCGTTGCATTTATTGCAACAACTATTGCAACTGAATATTACGGACGTTCATTCAGAATTGGAAAAACTTGTTCGCGAGGTGGAGACATATCCTGACGTTCCGAATATCCTGCAAGATGATCTAGCGCCTCTTCTGAACATACTTCCCATTGAAGGAATACCTCACATTGAGcttatcaagaaatatttgagaCCTCTAACGTTGATCGAGTTGTTACCtggaaatttcattataaagcAAACGAATGACGCTAAATCGGCGTTGCACAATGTTCTGTTGCTGCTGAGCAAGACTCTTGGATCCGCGAAGGACGACAAGCTAAAAATAGCCCTTGATGCGCTCACAAGGGAATCGGCAAAGATTAACTCCAACGTGATACCGGAAATGGCATTAGTGAACAATGATGACATAAAATCTATCATAGAAGAAATTCCGTTTGAGCAGTATAAGCAGATCGAGCCGCTTAAGACTAAGATGACAGTCATGAACGTTGTCTCATCCTTGCCCATGAATTTTCAGTTAACCAATTATAATACGAAGAAATTGCGTGTATTGGCAGTTTTGAACGAATTATCTAAAAACAAGGAATTTAAACCCATTCTACATTCTGTCAATTTCGCCAAAAGAATCGTAAGCAAGATGCCAAACATGCCTGTAGTGAATGACACGGAAATCGAAAGGCTGATACTACCATTGCCATTGAACGTCTTTTACGTGAAGGATATCATAACAAATTGCAAGCTGGCTATATTGATGCCATATCTGCCCATTCATTTCAATCTTGCCAGCTTAGAATCACGAAAGATGAAAATCGCCAAGATCCTGCACTACTGCAAAGTGGCCAATCCCACGAATATGAGTATGAAGCAAGCTTTGACTAACGCGGAGACATCGTTGAAGTCATTGCCCGATTTCGACGTCACGTCGGAGCATATAGAAGTTCTGTTACGGGCGATACCGTGCACTCGTTTTACTATGATAAAACCGCTTCTACGATTCCTGTCGATGACAAACATCGAGTCGCTTCTCCCATGGGATCTCGACGTCTATCGTACATCGCGTACCTTCAAGCTGCGCATTCTCGATCTATTGGCTGCTCTACGAAACGTCAAGAAGCTGCAGAACGGCGAAATGTTTACCGCGCTTGATTATTTGGAGATCAATACAAAATCATTGCCGGAGAATGTAAACATTCCTCAGGATCGTATAACGGTTCTCAACGACGTGGAGATTATGAGAATCGAGCCATGTGTACCCTTTCGAGATTTTGTATCGAAGACCGATAATCTGATCCAAATATTGCCGCCGAATTATCGCTTTCAGACCAATCCGGAGACCGTTCACAACGAATGggcgttaattatttatatgtcgtCATTGTTTCTGCGCGACGTGAAGATGGACGGTGCTATGAAGAATGTCTTCAAAGCCTGTGTGGATAATAGGCGTAGGTACGACAGGGAACTGCTTCACtatcacataattataaaattaatgactaTGCCGTACGTGCAGTTTGCACCGCTAAGACTGCACACGCTAATTCACGCGAATACTCTGACCGCGCCTATCGAAAATGTGTATCGGGGCGGTTTCCTCCAGGGAACAATATACACCATGATCCGCGTGATGTTGAGGGAATATATCCGTAGACCGGAGCTGATCGGGAGCAAATCGGTAATTGACGACATGGAAGTGTTTCTGCATGATTACGTGATGTTGCAgattcaagaaaataaaacatatcacGAGGAGCCGACACCGTACGATATCGATCTGGCCATTAACGAGATTCCGAGCGATCGCAAATACGACGATCTCAAAGTGTTCTTACGATGTCAGAAGATAGAGACACCAGTCATGCGGAAGAACTTGTCGCCGGACGACACGCCGAAACAGTTGCTCATCGAATTGCTAAAAGAAGCCGAGAGCGGCGACATAGATGATAAGATACGAAAGAGTATCGAGATTCTCAAGCCGGACGTCGCGCATGGCATTCGTGAGGAGGAGGTGGAATATGTATTGAAACAGCTGCGCGATTACAGATATCACGTGAAGAAATTGCAAACTATAAGAAAGTACCTCTTGCAAGTTGGATTGCAGTCCGTCTTAATGAACGATACAAGCGATTTTTGCACGGCATATCCCACCTATAAACAGAGACTGTACATGTTGAACGAGCGTTTGCTGCAAGGTGTACCCGGTCAACCAAAAGATGACGAGTTTCAAACCGAGTTGAAGTACCTGAATCGTACTCTGTACAATGAGATTAAGATCGATCGCATAATGCCACGAACGATAGACGATATCAATATGAACTCGCTGTTCCTCGCGTTGCCGAAAACGAAAGATGAGAGACTCATCCGCGGCATCATCAAGTTCTTTTCTATTCCCGATCTGCTGCGTCGACTGAACCTGCCTAAGGATCCGTTTGAATACGTGACCAAGGGTCAACTCTTGGAGGTCATCATGGATCTGGGCCAGGAGCTGGAGAGCGTGCAACAGGATCCCGTACAGCAAGAGGCTCTCGAGTACTTCAGGGACAAGATAAGAACCACAGGAACCGGCACGCAGCCAATCGAGCTGAAGAAAGACGTGTTCGATTCCAATATGGACGTGGATACGTATGGACTGATGCGCGCCATCGATTACACGAAGGTGACAGAGAAAAACGCGATGAACGTGGCAACATTCCTCGAATATAAATACGACAGGCTTGTGTACGGATTGGGTTTCAATCACCTGGCGTACGCGACGAGGGGCGTGTACTTGAAGGCGCTGTTTGAACATCTCGTCAACGTTTCCCAAGTGCCCGAGGATATAAAGACGgagataaaaatgatgatgCCAGCGGTGAATCTGGACGGTTTGGGAGAGGAAGGCGTCGATCTCAACGTCGACGTCGTTCACGAGGAATCAACACTGCACTCGAAGGCTGAAACGCCGGTCGCTCGTTTCGGTGCTGAAATCATCCCGCGCACTTTCCAGGAGGACAAGGATTCACTAAAGGCCGCCATCTATAACATGCTCGAGTCCATACCATCGTCCGAGGAGGAGAATCCTACCGGTCAGAAAAATATCTACAATGATGAGATTCGCGGCGTCATCGACATTCCGCAGCATTCGTTCGATGTCGCCCGACGAAGGTGGAATTCGATGGAGGATGCGAGGAATCTCAATTCGTCTCTTGAAGAGATGAAAAGGCCATCGAGTGAACGCAGCACGAAAGTACCAATCGCAAATGATGcaaaaacaaagagaaagaagaacgaTCGTTCATCTGTGTCGTTGCTCGACGATATTTTCGAGATTCCCGTCAAACATAATAAAACGGTAAAAAAAGGCAGGACTAAATCGAAGAAAGACTCGAGTCGAAGATCAAATAATCTCGGTTATCTTAGCGGTGAAAACGCCAATAGCTCGATTAAATCGCAAAAAGGGAGagttaattctttttcatcgCGGAATTCGCTTTCCGAGGAATTGCCAGAAAAGTCACGAAATCGAAAACATCACGAGTTGTCTCAAAGAATTTCACAACCGGACATCAGTACCGAGTACGATGAAGTCGATAGAAAGGCGTCGATTATCAGGATGCTCCGCAACATGTTGGTGAGAGACGAAGAAAATCTATCTCTTATAAAGGAACTGTTAGAGGACGAAATGAGTACTGGTGAAAAGAGGAGAACCGTGAAGAAAGATCTTAGTAGGCGTGcgggaagagagaggagagatgaaaaggagaaagagaagtacGAGAGACGTAag CGATAA